A stretch of the Mycolicibacterium celeriflavum genome encodes the following:
- a CDS encoding sensor domain-containing protein, with protein MRRAAMAAALGAIAILAGCSAPPAEAPVVHIAEAVQPSPTRALEKILPTQEELAAVLGSTGMMGQRVQGGPDMLLASVGEGDATPAECVSPTYRLQRVVYDAGPVQSVASQSWAGGSFDGPPVSGFFGVVQFSSKAAAQAFFADSADKWHRCNGQSLVLNQPDHGAQRTSRVTDVTVDGRIVSAMVMHDGDSMTERALGIGADCVVDVEISDVNSLGGPQAAATVTSLMLDKVGAA; from the coding sequence ATGCGCAGGGCGGCGATGGCGGCGGCGTTGGGCGCAATCGCGATACTCGCCGGCTGTTCGGCGCCGCCCGCCGAGGCGCCGGTCGTGCACATCGCCGAAGCCGTCCAACCATCTCCGACGCGCGCGCTGGAGAAGATTCTGCCCACCCAGGAAGAGCTGGCCGCCGTCCTCGGCTCGACCGGCATGATGGGCCAACGTGTACAGGGTGGCCCCGACATGCTGCTGGCGAGTGTCGGCGAAGGCGACGCGACGCCCGCCGAATGCGTCAGCCCGACATACCGGCTGCAGCGGGTGGTCTACGACGCAGGTCCGGTGCAATCGGTGGCGAGCCAGTCGTGGGCAGGCGGATCGTTCGACGGCCCGCCGGTGTCGGGGTTCTTCGGCGTCGTGCAGTTCTCGTCGAAGGCTGCCGCGCAGGCCTTCTTCGCCGACTCGGCCGACAAGTGGCATCGCTGCAACGGGCAGTCGCTGGTGTTGAACCAACCCGACCACGGCGCACAGCGGACGAGCAGGGTCACCGATGTGACGGTCGATGGCCGGATCGTATCGGCGATGGTGATGCACGACGGCGATTCGATGACCGAACGTGCGCTCGGGATCGGCGCCGATTGTGTTGTGGACGTTGAGATTTCCGACGTCAACAGTCTCGGCGGCCCGCAAGCGGCTGCTACAGTGACCAGCCTGATGCTGGACAAGGTCGGCGCCGCTTAA
- a CDS encoding ribonuclease Z, translating to MIEVTLLGTGSPIPDARRAGPSTLVRAGGQTFLVDCGRGVQQRLTAAGAAANGLSALLLTHLHSDHIADLGDVIITRWVSTFTPDPAPLQIIGPPGTAEVVDATLKAFGFDIGYRIAHHADLTSPPPLQVHEYTDGEVWNSDGVTIRVAPTDHRPVAPTIGFRVEHADASVVLAGDTVPCESLDALAAGAGALVHTVIRKDLIDKMPMQRIRDICDYHSSVEEAATTAARAGVGILILTHYVPAIEAGQEDDWRALAASVFDRQIEVGDDLHRVEVHPGVGAKPAR from the coding sequence ATGATCGAGGTGACACTGCTCGGTACCGGAAGCCCCATCCCCGACGCCCGCCGGGCCGGCCCGTCGACGCTGGTGCGTGCGGGCGGGCAGACGTTTCTGGTCGACTGCGGCCGCGGCGTACAACAACGGCTGACCGCCGCGGGCGCCGCGGCCAACGGTTTGTCTGCGCTGCTGTTGACCCACCTGCACAGCGACCACATCGCGGATCTGGGCGACGTGATCATCACCCGTTGGGTGTCGACCTTCACGCCCGATCCCGCCCCGCTGCAGATCATCGGGCCGCCGGGCACCGCGGAGGTGGTCGACGCCACGCTCAAGGCGTTCGGCTTCGACATCGGATACCGCATCGCCCACCACGCCGATCTGACGTCGCCGCCGCCACTGCAGGTACACGAGTACACCGACGGTGAAGTGTGGAACAGCGACGGGGTGACGATCCGGGTCGCACCGACCGACCACCGACCCGTCGCACCGACGATCGGGTTCCGTGTCGAGCACGCCGATGCGTCGGTTGTCCTGGCCGGCGATACGGTGCCGTGCGAAAGCCTCGACGCGCTGGCCGCGGGCGCAGGCGCGTTGGTGCACACCGTCATCCGCAAAGACCTGATCGACAAGATGCCCATGCAGCGCATCCGCGACATCTGCGACTACCACTCCTCGGTCGAGGAGGCGGCGACGACCGCGGCGCGGGCCGGGGTCGGGATCCTCATCCTGACGCACTACGTGCCGGCCATCGAGGCCGGACAGGAAGACGATTGGCGCGCGCTGGCCGCGTCGGTGTTCGACCGGCAGATCGAAGTCGGTGACGACCTGCATCGCGTCGAGGTGCATCCCGGCGTCGGCGCGAAGCCGGCCCGGTGA
- the holA gene encoding DNA polymerase III subunit delta: MSEASRLHLILGDEELLVERAVAAVLRDARKQAGTHDIPVDRLRAGDVSTSELAELLSPSLFADERVVVLESAAEAGKDAVALIADAAADLPPGTVLVVAHSGGGRAKALADQLKKLGAQVHPCARIAKAAERADFVRREFRALKVKVGDDTVTAVLDAIGSDIRELAAACSQLVTDTGGAVDAAAVRRYHSGKAEVKGFDIADKAVVGDVAGAAEALRWAMLRGEPHVVLADALAEAVHTIARVRPLSGDPYRLASELGMPPWRVQKAQKQARRWSNTSVAEAMRLVAALNADVKGAAADPDYALEATVRRVAELIAD, encoded by the coding sequence GTGAGCGAAGCGTCGCGGTTGCATCTGATCCTCGGAGACGAGGAATTGCTGGTCGAACGCGCGGTCGCGGCGGTTCTGCGGGACGCGCGCAAGCAGGCGGGCACTCACGACATCCCGGTCGACCGGCTGCGCGCGGGCGACGTCAGCACAAGCGAACTCGCCGAACTGTTGAGCCCGTCATTGTTCGCCGACGAGCGGGTGGTGGTGCTGGAGTCGGCGGCGGAGGCGGGCAAAGACGCGGTCGCGCTGATCGCCGACGCCGCAGCCGATCTGCCGCCCGGCACCGTGCTGGTCGTCGCGCACTCCGGTGGCGGCCGCGCGAAGGCGCTCGCCGATCAACTCAAGAAGCTGGGCGCGCAGGTGCATCCCTGCGCGCGTATCGCCAAGGCCGCCGAGCGGGCCGACTTCGTCCGGCGTGAGTTCCGCGCCCTGAAGGTCAAGGTCGGCGACGACACGGTCACCGCAGTGCTCGACGCGATCGGCTCGGACATCCGGGAACTGGCCGCCGCGTGTTCGCAGTTGGTCACCGACACCGGCGGCGCGGTCGACGCGGCGGCGGTGCGTCGCTACCACTCGGGCAAGGCCGAGGTGAAGGGGTTCGACATCGCCGACAAGGCCGTCGTCGGCGACGTCGCGGGAGCAGCCGAAGCGCTACGGTGGGCGATGTTGCGCGGCGAACCGCATGTCGTGCTGGCCGACGCGCTGGCCGAAGCCGTGCACACCATCGCCCGGGTGCGTCCGTTGTCGGGTGATCCCTATCGGCTGGCCTCAGAGTTGGGCATGCCGCCGTGGCGGGTGCAGAAGGCGCAGAAGCAGGCGCGGCGGTGGTCGAACACCTCGGTCGCCGAGGCGATGCGATTGGTGGCCGCGCTCAATGCGGATGTCAAGGGCGCCGCGGCCGACCCGGACTACGCGTTGGAGGCAACCGTCAGGAGGGTCGCCGAACTCATAGCAGACTGA
- a CDS encoding ComEC/Rec2 family competence protein, translating into MTTVADAGATPLDLRLVPAALTSWAVTGAGIVWHLGGAVGAAVVAVATTAALGWWGGGRSGRRAQADRTAVGASVVAVAVVATAFAIAIGLQVDQLRAHPLTQRYGTAATVVVTPTESPRALGGNRTVFRGSLLTFDGREMSGRVVVFASTSGVADLTAGTPVAFRARIGRPTRRDLSVAVLSATGEPTYGEAAAVHRAAHGIRAGFADAARRSLPADQAAMLPALVLGDTSGVPKHTTAEFRAAGLTHLTAVSGANVTIVCGAVLLTAGLVGPRAAVGLAAVALLAFVVVVQPTASVLRAAVMGAITLLAVLTHRRRQAIPALSASVLVLLIASPELAVDAGFALSVSATAALVVLAPMWSRRLADRGWPKPAADAVSVATAAQLVTAPLVAGMAGTFSIVSVAANVAVAPVIPPITVVGTAAAALGRIWPAGADLLIRFTGPELWWLLHVARWAAGVPGSTVPVPSGLAGVMLLAAAGFGAVMAWRWRWVRVGAGAAAVCLLAWTVAGLLSGGRDTIVG; encoded by the coding sequence GTGACGACGGTGGCGGACGCCGGCGCGACCCCGCTCGATCTTCGGCTGGTCCCGGCGGCGCTGACCAGCTGGGCGGTGACCGGCGCCGGAATCGTCTGGCACCTCGGCGGAGCGGTCGGCGCCGCTGTTGTAGCAGTGGCGACAACAGCGGCGCTGGGATGGTGGGGTGGTGGACGTAGTGGCCGGAGGGCGCAGGCCGACCGAACGGCCGTCGGCGCGAGTGTGGTCGCGGTCGCGGTGGTGGCCACCGCGTTCGCGATCGCGATCGGCCTGCAGGTCGACCAGCTGCGCGCCCACCCGCTTACCCAGCGCTACGGCACGGCCGCCACCGTCGTCGTCACACCGACGGAAAGTCCCCGAGCGCTCGGCGGCAACCGGACGGTGTTCCGCGGCTCGCTGCTGACGTTCGACGGGCGCGAAATGTCGGGCAGGGTGGTGGTATTCGCGTCGACCTCCGGCGTTGCCGACCTGACGGCCGGCACACCCGTGGCGTTCCGAGCCCGGATCGGCCGACCCACCCGGCGCGACCTCAGCGTGGCGGTGCTCTCGGCGACCGGCGAGCCCACCTACGGCGAGGCGGCCGCGGTCCACCGGGCCGCCCACGGAATCCGCGCCGGATTCGCCGACGCTGCACGGCGGTCACTGCCTGCGGACCAGGCCGCGATGCTGCCCGCGCTGGTGCTCGGCGACACGTCGGGGGTTCCGAAACACACGACGGCCGAATTCCGCGCCGCCGGCCTGACGCATCTGACCGCGGTCTCGGGCGCCAACGTCACGATCGTGTGCGGGGCAGTCCTGTTGACGGCTGGACTGGTCGGCCCACGGGCGGCAGTCGGCCTCGCAGCGGTCGCGCTGCTCGCATTCGTCGTGGTCGTGCAGCCGACGGCGAGTGTGTTGCGCGCCGCGGTGATGGGTGCGATCACCTTGTTGGCGGTGCTGACGCATCGGCGCCGACAGGCGATTCCGGCGTTGTCGGCCAGCGTGTTGGTGTTGCTGATCGCATCCCCGGAGTTGGCGGTCGACGCTGGGTTCGCGTTGTCGGTGTCGGCGACCGCGGCCCTCGTCGTACTCGCTCCGATGTGGTCTCGGCGACTCGCCGACCGCGGCTGGCCCAAGCCGGCCGCCGACGCGGTCAGCGTGGCCACCGCCGCGCAACTGGTCACGGCGCCGCTCGTCGCGGGGATGGCGGGCACGTTCAGCATCGTGTCGGTCGCGGCCAATGTCGCGGTCGCGCCGGTGATTCCGCCGATCACAGTTGTCGGCACCGCCGCCGCCGCACTGGGCCGCATCTGGCCCGCCGGTGCCGATTTGCTGATCCGCTTCACCGGTCCGGAACTGTGGTGGCTGTTGCATGTAGCCCGCTGGGCAGCCGGCGTCCCCGGATCCACGGTGCCCGTGCCGTCGGGGCTGGCCGGGGTCATGCTGCTCGCCGCCGCCGGTTTCGGGGCGGTGATGGCTTGGCGCTGGCGCTGGGTGCGCGTCGGGGCGGGCGCCGCCGCGGTGTGCCTGCTGGCATGGACGGTGGCGGGGCTGCTGTCGGGCGGCCGTGACACGATCGTGGGGTGA
- a CDS encoding CBS domain-containing protein has translation MRIADVLRSKGAAVATITPETSVAGLLTELAVHNIGAMVVVSPDGVVGIVSERDVVRALHAHGADLLRRPVSEIMTSFVATCAPDDSVDSLSALMTTNRVRHVPVMENGRLAGIVSIGDVVKTRMEELETQQEQLQAYITRG, from the coding sequence ATGCGGATCGCGGACGTGTTGCGGAGCAAGGGCGCCGCGGTGGCCACGATTACCCCGGAGACATCGGTCGCGGGGTTGCTCACCGAGTTGGCCGTACACAACATCGGGGCGATGGTGGTGGTGTCGCCCGACGGTGTGGTGGGCATCGTCTCCGAGCGCGATGTGGTGCGCGCACTGCATGCGCACGGTGCCGACCTGTTGCGACGGCCGGTGTCAGAGATCATGACCAGCTTCGTGGCGACCTGCGCACCGGATGATTCGGTCGACAGCCTGAGCGCGTTGATGACGACGAACCGGGTCCGGCACGTGCCGGTGATGGAGAACGGCAGGCTGGCGGGCATCGTCAGCATCGGCGACGTGGTCAAGACGCGGATGGAAGAACTCGAAACGCAGCAGGAGCAGTTGCAGGCCTACATCACCCGTGGCTGA
- a CDS encoding GNAT family N-acetyltransferase, with translation MADVEVAPARRRDVRTLSEVLGRAFYQDPVMRWMLPDDATRARGLTRMFATMTRHHFLRTDAVEVAGGERIGAAALWAPPGQWKQGRLEELLMMPGFIRAFGSRVRRGQQVSELMKQHHPEEPHWYLAVIGSDPTVRGTGFGQALMRSRLDRCDAEYAPAYLESSNPDNIPYYQRFGFEVTGEITLPDGGPSMWPMWRNPR, from the coding sequence GTGGCTGACGTCGAGGTCGCGCCCGCCCGGCGGCGCGACGTCCGCACCCTGTCCGAGGTCCTGGGCCGCGCGTTCTACCAGGACCCGGTGATGAGGTGGATGCTGCCCGACGACGCCACGCGGGCTCGCGGCCTCACGCGGATGTTCGCGACCATGACCCGACACCACTTCCTGCGAACCGACGCCGTCGAGGTGGCCGGTGGCGAACGGATCGGCGCCGCGGCGCTGTGGGCCCCGCCCGGGCAGTGGAAGCAGGGGCGCCTCGAAGAGCTGCTGATGATGCCCGGCTTCATCCGGGCGTTCGGCTCGCGGGTCAGACGCGGTCAGCAGGTCTCCGAGCTGATGAAGCAACACCATCCGGAGGAGCCGCACTGGTATCTCGCGGTGATCGGCAGCGATCCGACCGTCCGCGGCACCGGCTTCGGCCAAGCGCTGATGCGCTCGCGACTCGATCGGTGCGACGCCGAGTACGCGCCGGCCTATCTCGAGTCGAGCAACCCCGACAACATCCCGTACTACCAGCGCTTCGGATTCGAGGTCACCGGCGAGATCACGTTGCCCGACGGCGGCCCCAGCATGTGGCCGATGTGGCGAAACCCGCGCTAG
- the rpsT gene encoding 30S ribosomal protein S20 — MANIKSQEKRIKTNERRRLRNKSVKSSLHTAVRGFRQAVEAGDKDKARDLLASTSRQLDKAASKGVIHKNQAANRKSALASAFNKL; from the coding sequence GTGGCCAACATCAAGTCGCAGGAAAAGCGGATCAAGACCAACGAGCGCCGCAGGCTGCGCAACAAGTCGGTCAAGTCGTCGCTTCACACGGCGGTCCGCGGATTCCGGCAGGCCGTCGAGGCCGGCGACAAGGACAAGGCTCGTGACCTGCTGGCGTCGACCAGCCGCCAGCTGGACAAGGCCGCCAGCAAGGGCGTCATCCACAAGAACCAGGCCGCGAACCGCAAATCGGCTCTGGCCTCGGCGTTCAACAAGCTCTGA
- the lepA gene encoding translation elongation factor 4 has product MPSIRCWHPQHRPTRRNPISNFADQTFTAPAQIRNFCIIAHIDHGKSTLADRMLQLTGVVAERDMRAQYLDRMDIERERGITIKAQNVRLPWRVTDDDGIEKDFVLHLIDTPGHVDFTYEVSRALEACEGAVLLVDAAQGIEAQTLANLYLALDRDLHIIPVLNKIDLPAADPDRYAAELAHIIGCEPTDVLRVSGKTGEGVRDLLDHVVREVPPPTGEADAPARAMIFDSVYDTYRGVVTYVRVVDGKIVPRERIKMMSTGATHELLEVGIVSPEPKASAGLGVGEVGYLITGVKDVRQSKVGDTVTTARHGAAEPLTGYREPRPMVYSGLYPVDGSDYPVLRDALDKLQLNDAALTYEPETSVALGFGFRSGFLGLLHMEITRERLEREFNLDLISTSPNVVYRVVQEDSSEIVVTNPSDWPDGKIRTVYEPVVKTTIIAPSEFIGTIMELCQSRRGELGGMDYLSPERVELRYTMPLGEIIFDFFDALKSRTRGYASLDYEEAGEQEAELVKVDILLQGEPVDAFSAIVHKESAYAYGNKMTTKLKELIPRQQFEVPVQAAIGSKIVARENIRAIRKDVLSKCYGGDITRKRKLLEKQKEGKKRMKTIGRVEVPQEAFVAALSTDSSADKAKK; this is encoded by the coding sequence ATGCCCTCGATACGCTGTTGGCACCCTCAGCACCGTCCTACCAGGAGAAACCCAATCAGCAATTTCGCCGATCAGACCTTCACGGCGCCGGCGCAGATCCGGAACTTCTGCATCATCGCCCACATCGATCACGGCAAGTCGACGTTGGCCGATCGGATGCTGCAACTCACCGGCGTCGTCGCCGAGCGAGACATGCGCGCGCAATACCTCGACCGGATGGACATCGAGCGCGAGCGCGGCATCACGATCAAGGCGCAGAACGTCCGCCTGCCCTGGCGGGTCACCGACGACGACGGCATCGAAAAAGACTTTGTGCTGCATCTGATCGACACCCCCGGCCACGTCGACTTCACCTATGAGGTGTCGCGCGCACTCGAGGCGTGCGAAGGCGCAGTGCTACTCGTCGACGCCGCCCAGGGCATCGAGGCGCAGACGCTGGCCAACCTGTACCTGGCGTTGGATCGCGACCTGCACATCATCCCGGTGCTCAACAAGATCGACCTGCCCGCGGCCGACCCGGACCGGTACGCCGCCGAACTCGCCCACATCATCGGTTGTGAGCCCACCGATGTTCTGCGGGTGTCGGGTAAGACCGGCGAAGGCGTGCGCGACCTGCTCGACCACGTCGTGCGCGAGGTGCCGCCACCGACCGGTGAGGCCGACGCGCCTGCCCGCGCCATGATCTTCGACTCCGTCTACGACACCTACCGCGGCGTGGTGACCTACGTGCGCGTCGTCGACGGCAAGATCGTCCCGCGCGAGCGCATCAAGATGATGTCCACCGGCGCCACGCACGAACTGCTCGAGGTCGGCATCGTCTCACCGGAACCGAAAGCCTCGGCGGGCTTGGGTGTTGGGGAGGTCGGCTACCTCATCACCGGTGTGAAGGACGTGCGCCAGAGCAAGGTCGGAGACACCGTGACGACGGCGCGCCACGGCGCCGCCGAACCGCTCACGGGGTACCGCGAGCCGCGGCCGATGGTGTACTCGGGGCTGTATCCCGTTGACGGCTCGGATTATCCGGTGCTGCGTGACGCGCTGGACAAGCTGCAACTCAACGACGCCGCGCTGACCTACGAACCGGAAACGTCCGTGGCGCTCGGATTCGGCTTCCGCAGCGGCTTTCTCGGCCTGCTGCACATGGAGATCACCCGCGAGCGCCTCGAGCGCGAGTTCAACCTCGACCTGATCTCGACGTCGCCGAACGTGGTGTATCGCGTTGTCCAAGAAGATTCTTCGGAAATCGTGGTCACCAATCCGTCGGACTGGCCGGACGGCAAAATCCGCACGGTCTACGAGCCGGTGGTCAAGACCACGATCATCGCGCCGAGCGAGTTCATCGGCACGATCATGGAGCTGTGCCAGTCGCGCCGCGGCGAACTGGGCGGCATGGACTACCTGTCGCCGGAGCGGGTTGAGCTGCGCTACACGATGCCGCTGGGCGAGATCATCTTCGACTTCTTCGACGCGCTGAAATCGCGCACCCGCGGCTATGCCAGCCTCGATTACGAGGAGGCCGGCGAGCAGGAGGCCGAGTTGGTCAAGGTCGACATCCTGCTGCAGGGCGAGCCCGTCGACGCGTTCAGCGCGATCGTGCACAAGGAGTCGGCATACGCCTACGGCAACAAGATGACCACCAAGCTCAAGGAGCTGATCCCGCGTCAGCAGTTCGAGGTTCCGGTGCAGGCGGCGATCGGATCGAAGATCGTCGCTCGCGAAAACATCCGCGCGATCCGCAAAGACGTGCTATCGAAGTGTTACGGCGGCGACATCACGCGTAAGCGCAAGCTGCTGGAGAAGCAGAAGGAAGGCAAGAAGCGGATGAAGACCATCGGCCGGGTAGAGGTGCCACAGGAGGCGTTCGTCGCCGCCCTGTCCACCGACTCGTCCGCCGACAAGGCCAAGAAGTAG
- a CDS encoding ComEA family DNA-binding protein, producing MRTELAAERLQRRLGGEVEPDTDVEERQPDTSLTRWLPETTGDGAAGWVAAVRADPGRAGVLALAGVGVIAVLITVFVLVRDDTPAVAAAELPPVQMVSSASPTADAASSASGGPVVVSVVGLVHKPGLVTLEAGARIADALAAAGGPLDGADMVGLNMARRLTDGEQIVVGIAAPPGEPTAMGSSVSPGATATSADSPPTGTGDKPSGEKVNLNTATVEQLETLPGIGPVTAAAIVAWRDANGRFTSVDQLGDVDGIGPARLDKLRSLVHV from the coding sequence ATGCGAACCGAATTGGCCGCCGAGCGCCTGCAGCGCCGACTGGGCGGCGAAGTAGAGCCCGACACCGACGTCGAGGAGCGCCAACCGGACACGTCGCTGACCCGCTGGCTGCCCGAAACCACCGGCGACGGTGCCGCGGGTTGGGTCGCTGCGGTGCGCGCCGACCCCGGTCGCGCCGGCGTCCTCGCGCTCGCCGGGGTAGGTGTCATCGCGGTGCTGATCACGGTGTTCGTGCTGGTTCGTGACGATACCCCCGCGGTGGCAGCGGCCGAACTTCCGCCGGTGCAGATGGTTTCGTCGGCGAGCCCGACGGCGGATGCGGCGAGCTCGGCGTCGGGCGGGCCGGTCGTCGTCAGCGTCGTGGGCCTGGTGCACAAGCCGGGACTGGTCACGCTCGAGGCGGGCGCACGGATCGCCGACGCGCTCGCCGCGGCGGGCGGTCCGCTGGACGGCGCGGACATGGTGGGACTCAACATGGCCAGACGGCTCACCGACGGCGAGCAGATCGTCGTCGGTATCGCGGCGCCGCCAGGTGAACCGACCGCCATGGGCAGCTCGGTCAGTCCCGGTGCGACGGCCACATCGGCGGACTCACCGCCGACCGGGACAGGCGACAAACCGTCGGGCGAGAAGGTGAACCTGAACACCGCGACCGTCGAGCAACTCGAGACGCTGCCCGGCATCGGTCCGGTGACCGCCGCGGCGATCGTGGCATGGCGCGACGCGAATGGCCGGTTCACCAGCGTCGATCAGCTCGGTGACGTGGACGGCATCGGACCGGCGCGGCTCGACAAGCTACGCAGCCTCGTTCATGTGTGA
- a CDS encoding SDR family NAD(P)-dependent oxidoreductase, producing the protein MTTLQRYTDRRVLITGAGSGIGQATALRILDEGGTVVAADVSETGLADTEAKADGTGDRLTTVVIDVGSEESVSAGVSRAVAAMNGLDALVNAAGILRSSHFADTTLADFEHVLRINLIGTFLVTREALPALRDGTAPAVVNFSSTSANFAHPYMSAYAASKGGIQAMTHTLALEFSKAGIRFNCVQPGSISSGMTDGSGQSGQSIGPGLPADADYTLFGKIMPTLPVDGDGMFAKPDAVAAVVAMLAAPEAYFVTGTEVRIDGGTHM; encoded by the coding sequence GTGACGACGTTGCAGCGATACACCGACCGTCGCGTGCTGATCACCGGGGCCGGGTCGGGCATCGGCCAGGCGACGGCCCTTCGGATCCTCGACGAGGGCGGGACGGTCGTCGCCGCCGATGTCAGCGAGACCGGGTTGGCCGATACCGAGGCCAAGGCGGACGGGACCGGTGACCGCCTCACCACCGTGGTGATCGACGTCGGCAGCGAGGAATCGGTCTCGGCCGGGGTGTCTCGCGCCGTCGCAGCGATGAACGGTTTGGACGCACTGGTGAACGCGGCGGGCATCCTTCGGTCGTCACACTTCGCCGACACCACCCTGGCCGACTTCGAGCATGTGCTGCGGATCAACCTCATCGGTACGTTTCTCGTCACTCGCGAGGCCCTACCCGCACTGCGCGACGGCACGGCACCCGCGGTCGTCAACTTCAGCTCCACCTCCGCGAACTTCGCGCACCCGTACATGTCGGCGTACGCCGCCTCCAAGGGCGGCATCCAGGCCATGACGCACACCTTGGCCCTGGAGTTCAGCAAGGCAGGCATCCGATTCAACTGCGTGCAGCCGGGATCGATCTCCTCCGGAATGACCGACGGCTCAGGACAATCTGGGCAGAGCATCGGGCCTGGACTGCCGGCAGATGCGGACTATACGTTGTTCGGCAAGATCATGCCGACGCTCCCCGTCGACGGCGACGGGATGTTCGCCAAGCCCGACGCGGTGGCGGCCGTGGTCGCCATGCTCGCGGCGCCGGAAGCCTACTTCGTCACCGGCACGGAAGTCCGCATCGACGGCGGCACCCACATGTAG
- a CDS encoding type II toxin-antitoxin system PemK/MazF family toxin, producing MAPPWRTFQRFAENLVFNEAPKFIRQIGQSDTVQRGIQQGIKIGLDAIAGTPKEDAPAITVGRPVSGNFVPTAHRARKVVYAPNLDGRADPGEIVWTWVVYEDDPTQGKDRPVLVVGRDRSTLLGLMLSSRDHHRDDPNWVGIGSGTWDYEGRQSWVRLDRVLDVPEAGIRREGAILTREKFEAVAIRLRAEYSWS from the coding sequence ATGGCTCCGCCGTGGAGAACATTCCAGAGGTTCGCGGAGAATTTGGTGTTCAACGAGGCGCCGAAGTTCATCCGTCAGATCGGCCAGTCCGACACCGTTCAGCGCGGAATCCAGCAGGGCATCAAGATCGGCCTGGACGCGATCGCCGGCACGCCGAAAGAGGATGCCCCGGCGATCACCGTGGGACGGCCGGTCAGCGGCAACTTCGTGCCGACGGCACATCGCGCCCGCAAGGTGGTGTACGCGCCCAACCTGGACGGTCGCGCCGACCCCGGCGAGATCGTGTGGACGTGGGTGGTCTACGAGGACGATCCGACGCAGGGCAAGGACCGTCCCGTGCTGGTCGTCGGGCGGGACCGCTCGACACTGCTCGGCCTGATGCTGTCCAGCCGAGACCACCATCGCGACGACCCCAACTGGGTCGGCATCGGCAGCGGCACCTGGGACTACGAGGGTCGGCAGAGTTGGGTGCGGCTGGACCGGGTGCTCGACGTCCCCGAGGCCGGCATCCGGCGCGAAGGCGCGATCCTCACGCGCGAGAAGTTCGAAGCGGTCGCCATCCGCCTCCGCGCCGAGTACTCCTGGAGCTGA